GCAGCAGTGGTGAACTCTGCGAGACCAGTAATGGGGAGATATTCATGATCCAAACTTTCATCATTCAGAAGGATGGCTGTAGCCTGGAGATGACCCACATCCAAAATTAGCGCCCGTACAACGTAAGAACCCGGATAACCGACACACACCTTTTTTACGACGGGGAGGACCCAAGGcttgttgtcgttgtctCGATAGGCGCCAACACCCAGGTTAACCTTGTCTTTGAAGGTGTCTGCCTTGTACGCCGCGGTCAATTGGAAGATACTGAGCCAACACGGTCAGGGTAACAATCCCAGCTACACCATGCACTTTAATCACCTATCGGGGGGCGCGAGGGGGACGTCTTGCCACAATTCTACGTGGTGGGTAATATCAGCAACCGGCTCGCCCCACGGGGGATAAGGTACCACCCCGCATAATGCGAAAAGACTTGATACACGCACCTGCAGTCATGACTGTTCCACTAAGATGAGATACAAGTTGCTTGATTCTGTCAGCCATAAGAAATTAGTCGGTCGTCgagcaagaaaaaagagaaaaatctGCGGGTAGAGAAAGAGTATGAATAGTTGGTTTCAGAGAAGCTTGCGCTGTGCGCAACGCGACTGGTATAGAAATATATAGCATCCTGGTACTAAGCACGCAGGTGCTCAAGTGTGCCGGCGTGCTCAGCAGTCGAAATCAAATGTCATTGATGATGGAATAGAGCCTCAGGCCGTCGAACTCCACGTGATAGTGGTAGGCGCACAGAGCAACGCTTATCAGGAGAGCTGCAGTCTGTGCCCGAGTGACAACGAGGACGGCGTTGAGAGCGAAAGCAACGGCGCGACACTCACcaaaggttttggttgaaAGCAAGAATAAATCGCTCGCTATCGATCTTTAAGTTTTGGGGTGAACTTTTTGTGGAATTTATATAGTCCCGTTCGGGGAAGAACGTGATCCAATCGAGGCAAGGCGATTTTATCGAGTCAGACCGCTCTCGATTTCTCCGCAACACTCCGCTGCACCGTTGCTGCATACAAGGTCTTTATAAAGCCTCTAAATCCGACCGCCCGACTAGCAACTGTCGCTTAGAGGACATTCTTGCCGCTCCGTGGACCGCAGCTTCTTATAAGAACACTGATGCACACAATAGGGGAAAAGAACCGGTCGACCTCGACCTGAATTATAGTAAGACATCTACATACGGTAACACCTATATAAAATGGTAAAGAAACAGTCCATGCAAGAGAAATAGTCGTGAAATGGTGATGGAAGATAGACGTGTGTGCGTAAACGTGGAACATACAGACCACCCATGGGCAGCGAGAAAGCAAAAATGGAAGAGAGAGGAACTAAATACAGCAAGATGACGATGGAAATGGGACCGAGACACGACGACTACGCAGTAGCCATCTTGGACGCTACAGTTCGCTCGCTCTCTAGCTTGTTCTTATTGCGTTCGAAGGCTTGCTGCCTGCAGTTCTCCAAATTGCTGCAGTTATGTTGCTCCGGTAGACGATGCTGAGACGAGGCAACGGCGTCAGCGACATGTCTGACACTACACATACGCACAAGGACTCACCGTGCCGCAGAAATGAGAGCTGCACTGGGGACATTCGCCAACAATGCGAAGGGCTGCAGAACTGCACCGAGAATCAGTGCCGACCCCGGCTTGACATCGCTTCTTAGCAGGCATTATGCGAGAGGGTTAAGCGCAAGGAGATTGGTGAGGTGGGGTGCGGGGTAGGCTTGGAGGGCGGAAAAGGTAGGAAATGAGGGCGGAGACAGCGAAGAGGTGGACGCAACGTACCTGCAAGGTGGAGCAGTTCAAGATGGGAGGTGGTAAGGATAAAGAGAGCACGGTTTATATAAGGCCAGGTTGCAACAAGGATACAGCGACGCGTAATCCCTCACATAAGCAGCGTGCAGTGCCACATTCCAATCTCATCCGTTCCGGCTCCGATCCGTCTCATACCATTGCCGAGACTCACTTTCTTCGTCTCACACACTTTGCGCAAGGGTATAAATTCATAACACTACATCCACTTATTATACCAGGGAAAGATAActagaataaagaataatGCACGCTCGTCTCATCGTAGAGGAAAGGAAGGAGTCCATGGCGTCCTTTATCGCCCGGAGGCTTAATGCATACTCCACGCAGGTCGCTAAATCAAATAGATACTAGTTGCGGGCGTTTGTGAGCTTTTGTAGACTCGTATATAATGGCAGGACACCGACATGCTTATTTGTTGCTATTGTTCTTGGCGACTTGAACTCCAACAACAATCCCAATGATGGCGAggataatgatgatgatgacgaagCATATCCATCGCTTTTTGCGAGCAGCACGGGCAGACGATACAGCCTTGTCGGTATATTGCAGTCTATCCAGACCAAGTTACATTCGGGCTCCAAGATGAAATTCAAGACACATACCCAGCTTCTGTATCCTTTTCGACATTGGCAGCCTGGGCCTGAATGACGTTGATAGTCTCGTCCTGCTGTTCGACCAGGACGCTCATCTAAAGCCACAGTAAGAATCACCGAGACAATAGTCGAGAAATTGACGGCTTACATCGTTGAATAGCTGAGCGAGCTCTGCAAGTGTTCTTTCAATGCGTTTGATGTCCTCGTGTCGCTCTTGCACTTCCCTGTAGGCCGCTCGGGATTCCGTGTAGCGAGAGTTCATCAACTGAAGGAAAAACTAAGATAAAGTTTCATTACACAACCCAAGGGACTTACAGCCTGACTGAATATCTGTCCACCTTGTTCATCATTGACAACAGCTCGGATTTCCTCAGGAGTAGCATCCGGTTTAACTTGATGAAAATTATTGTCGGCTTGTGCACAGGGAAAGATGCTGCAAAAACATACCAATCTTGAACTGCCTTTCCATACGTTGCTTATACTTCGTACGGTACTGTGACTCCACTGATTGATAGTTTTGAATCGCCTCAACGAACTTCGACTTGACAAAGGCCGCCTGATTTTTTGCGTCAACATTTTCCGGCGAACGAACTCAAGCAGTTGTGCGCACCTGTTGCTTCTTTATCTGTCCATCACGACCTGGTCCACCCTGAGCCTCCAATGCTTTGATGCGGCGCTTGAGTGTTGTGCTGAGTGCACTTGTATCTTGCACCAATTCGTCCAGCTGAGCTGCGTTTCGCTGGGCGGCAGCATCGTCCATGTTGTTGAGTGACCGAGAGTGGAGATCACCAATGCGTGCAATATTGTCATTGAATGCTCGAAGCGACTCTTGGATGGAGGAAAGctggagaaagagaattCATCAGTGATTTTAATTCAGGTGTGATCCACCGAAACCAGTGGCATACCTCGCTGTAAAATGCTGTCATGTCTCCTCCTGCGCCGTTCGCTGGCGAAGATGGGGCAAGGTGGGTGTGGCTATCTCTAACATCTGCCATTTCGTAGGAACGGTCGTCTTGTTGTGCGTATGGGTTCGGCCTGCGAGACCCCCCGTTTCCTGACGCCTGCGTCGGATACGAGTTTCTGAGTCCATTACGTGGTGAACAGAAAGTCAATCAAACAATTTTTTCCGACGCACTGCGACACATTTCCTTGCTGTTGAGCCTATTCCACAGGTTGACTATCAGTCAAGGAAATGCACAAGTCGAAATGGTTCGAGTTTACCCTCATGGCTGCAAGTCTGTCTCTGGCCATTGTTACGTTGGTATAGCTTATAGTCGTTAAGAAGGATGTCTAGTTAGAAATATGTCGGTAAAAGGGAGGATTGGAGTGGAGTGGGTGTGTAAAGGAGTGGAATGGCACTGGTTAGAGGTCACCACCGTGACAAGTCGTGCGGGCGGTGAGAAATGGCTGTACAAGACAAGTCAAATACTACCAAACACTTCTATTGATCAGAAGACTACGAGCTGCGCGTGCTTGCAATTGCAAATGTATCAAATTGCTTTTGAAGGCATTCTTACACGTATATCAGATATCTATGATTATTCTACTTTTCAAGTTCAGCGCGAAGGGTGGCGATCTGCCTTTCGACCATTTTGCGGCTGGTACCTCCTATTGCTTCCCTTCTTTCGACGCTTGCCTCGAAATCAAAAACTTTGTAAATATCGTCAGTAAATTCTTTGCTTAGGGCTTTGAAATCTTGCATGGTGAGTTCGTTAATTTGGCATTGACGAGCTTCAGCCAGTGCAACCGCACGTCCAGAAATGTGATGCGTCTCTCGGAAAGGGATCTACAGCCAGAGTTACTTTTGGAACTGTTCATGTAATTCAGCACTTACTCCTTTACGAACGAGGTAGTCCGCCAAGTCTGTCGCAAGGACGTCCATGGTCAAAGCCGCACGCATTTTTTCTCCGTGTACCTGCTCCTTAGGCATCAGAGAGTGTCAGATAGATTTTCGGTATGACGCACCTCCAAGGTCGCGATTACGCCCTCAGCGATTTGTAAGCATGCTGAGATATTATCGACCGTATCGAACAGCGGCTCCTTGTCTTCTTGAAGATCTTTGTTGTATGTGGATGGAAGACCtttcaaagtcatcataAAGCCAGCCATCTGTCATATGTGTAACTAAATGCAGTTGAGAGGCTGACATGGACATACATTTCCAAAGATGCGTCCACTCTTTCCTCGGAGCAGCTCTAGAGAGTCGGGATTCTTCTTCTGTGGCATCATACTGGATCCAGTGCTAAAGAAGGAGTGTAAATCAAAGTCTCAGGATAATACCTCATATAATAATACCTGTAAGCATCGCTGAGAGTGATGAAACCAAATTCTGCGGTAGAATAAATAATCATGTCTTCAGCCATCTTGCTCATGTGTGTCATAACCAAGCTAGACCACATCATGTATTCGGCAATAAAGTCGCGGTCTGCGACTCCCCATAAGCTATTTTCAGCAATAGATAGGAACCCGAGCTCTTTCGCAAGGAATTCACGGTCAACAAGGAAAGGGTTTCCAGCCAATGCACCGCTCCCCAGCGGCAAGACTGAAATTCGGGGAACAAGTTCACGGAGTCGATCAAGGTCATTTTTGAATGAGAAAGCATATGACAAAAGGAGATGAGCCCATCGAATAGGTTGCCCTCGCTGTATAAGAATAAGACACGGGCGCTAAATTCCAAGAAATTTTGAAAGTAAATACCTGAAGGTGGGTATAACCAGGAAGAATATAATCTTTTTCATTGTCCGCCCGTTCAACAAGTACCCGAATAAGAGCCTTGAGGTCCTTTTCTGCCTCTTTGACTTGATCAAGCAGCCAGAGACGGACATCAGTTGCAACTTGGTCGTTACGAGAACGACCAGTGTGGAGCTTTCCGCCCAGAGGACCAATAATTTCACTTAAGCGGCGTTCGTTGGCTGTATGAATATCTTCGTCATCCTCTTGAGGTTGGAACTTATATCGGCTTTAGTTATCAAGTATCTTGATAGTCGATAGTCAACGTTGAAACGAGTACTTACAGTACCGTCTTCCCATTCCTTCCCAACATCCTGGaggcctttgacgatgcgTTTCTCTTCATCTTTTGTCAAGATACCAACGAGCGTCAAAGATTTCGCGTACGCAATCGACCCTCTAATGTCGACAGCGTGCATCCTCTGATCGTATTTCAGAGACTGGTTAAAAGCATGCATACTTTGAAAACTGAGGATATGTTTGCTAAGGAGGTCAAATGACGTACAGAGGGTCTGTTTTCCCTGTGAATCGACCGCCCCAGAGCTTCTGTTTTGTTGGTGCGTCTGCCATATCTTGCACTGCTAGTTTTTGTGGTTAGAAAAGATATAGTTTGAGATAGAAAAGCTATTCCAAGAATTTATTAGAGTGTCGAATCATATCACTAAAATAGGTTGCTTGCCATTGATTGGCGAAGTCTTCCGACGTCACGACGTCGGACTTGCGGCTCAACTGTCCGAAAGGGTTACAATGTGGGTACTGTAAACATCCCCACATAATTACACTGCTTGCTCAGATTTCACTTGTAGTTCTCTACTAGAAGCAATTCGACTACCAGGCTAGCTCTGAGCCTGCGGGCAAGTATCTTGGGTTCAAAATGTTGAACAATGTGCTGCTGTGCACTTCAATTGCTATCAATGCGTTAGTATCATTCACTTCATTGCTAAACGGTCACATCCAACGAAGAGGGCTTGCACAATACTAACTCTTCTGCAGATTTTGTGCCGGCGGGATGTTCACATTTCCTCTGATATCACCGGTCTTGGCGGAGCACATGCGTTTGTCCCAACCTCAATTAACGACGATCATCTTAGCGTGAGGCATTTTCATCGAACTGTGTGGTCGTGCTCACGGGCGAACCAACAGCGGTATGATGAGCCAGTACCCGGTTGCGGTGCTGGTTGGATCAATCATCGACCTTTATGGTCCTTCGTCGTGCTCCCTCATCGGCGCAGTGTTATTCTCTTCAGGATTTGGCTCTTTGGCTCTGGAAGTGAAGAATGCTTCTGAAGATCTTTCTCTGCAATCTTCGACGGTAGCTTTCTATCGCTTGACTTTATCTTTTTTATTGATTGGTTTAGGGACTGTCTTTTCGTGGGTTTTCTCTACTTTTAAACTCCATGGAATTCTCAAGTTGAAATCTTTCTAGGTATTGCTCGTCCATCTTATCGGCGCCAAAGTTCTTCCCAGAACGTATTGGACTTGCTTCTGGGGCAATCATGGCACTTTTTGGGCTATCTCCGTTGTTCTTCTCTACCATTGCAACTACCTTCTTCATGGAGAAAAACACCGGGGTCTTGGATGTCGCTTCCTTCACCTCGTTCGTGGCACTACTCACAACCGTAGTCTACGGTGCTGGTTACATCAACTTAAGACGATATCAATGGCCGCCAGAACTCACTGAAGAGATTGTAACCTTACCTGATGAAACGTCACCATTATTGGCTTCGGCGCGTGTGGTGGAAGACCTTGAACAGATTTGTCATGGGGATCCTAACCCACACATTCCAAACTTGCCGCAATTATTCAAGAAAATAGATTTCTGGTTGCTTGTATTCTTCTGTGTTTTCGTGTTGGGAGTAGTAAGTGTCTTTAATTATTCTCCTACATCCATAACTCACTTGACGTCGCACATACTTAGTCAGAAATGATAATATCCAATATGGGCAGTATAGTCTCGTCACTACCAACGCAAGCAGCGTCTTTAATATCCATGGACTCGTGTGTGGCCTTGCAAGTGAAACTTATATCTGCTGCAAATACATTGGCCCGAATTGTTGTTGGTCCACTCGCCGATTACGTGTCACCCATTCATGTCCACCGCTCGGATGATGTTCCCGCGAGGCCTCAGAAATATATCATCAGCCGATTTTCATTTCTTGCTGCTTCGGCAATAACGTTAATTCTAACATTTTTTTGGCTACAGTTTGGGATTAGGACCCAAAGTCAGCTCTGGGCGCTTAGGTGAAACTATTGCTTGCGACTCCGTATTCTGCATTTTAAATTTCCTATATAACAGCATCGGAACGGGCTTTAGCTACAGTGCTGTATTTACTGTCTTGTAGGTGACGACGGTGACATCCGTTTGTTCAGCTTAACTTATGACCTCTCGATTAACAGGCCCAGCTTGATCTCATCCCTTTGGGGTATGCAACATCTAGGAAGAAACTTTGGCGTCATGATGTATGCACCCTTCGTAGGCACTCCTCTTTTCTCGTACATTTATGCCCTGGTATCTTCTACTATGAAGCATGAAGATGATTTGGGCGTATGCAAAGGTCGAGGATGCTGGCAACTGACATTTTCGGTCAGCATATGCACAACCGCAATTGCCTTGTGCTTCAGTTTGATTCTTTGGAGGCGGTGGAACGGTAGAATATAGTATTTACCTATATGGCGTCTTGATGATATCAATGTAACTACAATTAACCTACTAATTTTACTCACATTTTGAACCTTTGGTCTTCTGGAAGATATCATTAACCGGCTTTCGGTATTTAATTGCCGGACTGTTCTTTTACTGGCGAAGGGTTGCTTGAGTAGAA
This Psilocybe cubensis strain MGC-MH-2018 chromosome 3, whole genome shotgun sequence DNA region includes the following protein-coding sequences:
- a CDS encoding putative argininosuccinate lyase; translation: MADAPTKQKLWGGRFTGKTDPLMHAFNQSLKYDQRMHAVDIRGSIAYAKSLTLVGILTKDEEKRIVKGLQDVGKEWEDGTFQPQEDDEDIHTANERRLSEIIGPLGGKLHTGRSRNDQVATDVRLWLLDQVKEAEKDLKALIRVLVERADNEKDYILPGYTHLQRGQPIRWAHLLLSYAFSFKNDLDRLRELVPRISVLPLGSGALAGNPFLVDREFLAKELGFLSIAENSLWGVADRDFIAEYMMWSSLVMTHMSKMAEDMIIYSTAEFGFITLSDAYSTGSSMMPQKKNPDSLELLRGKSGRIFGNMAGFMMTLKGLPSTYNKDLQEDKEPLFDTVDNISACLQIAEGVIATLEVHGEKMRAALTMDVLATDLADYLVRKGIPFRETHHISGRAVALAEARQCQINELTMQDFKALSKEFTDDIYKVFDFEASVERREAIGGTSRKMVERQIATLRAELEK
- a CDS encoding AN1-type zinc finger protein TMC1, with the translated sequence MPAKKRCQAGVGTDSRCSSAALRIVGECPQCSSHFCGTHRLPEQHNCSNLENCRQQAFERNKNKLESERTVASKMATA
- a CDS encoding Syntaxin-like protein psy1 is translated as MARDRLAAMRAQQQGNVSQNSYPTQASGNGGSRRPNPYAQQDDRSYEMADVRDSHTHLAPSSPANGAGGDMTAFYSELSSIQESLRAFNDNIARIGDLHSRSLNNMDDAAAQRNAAQLDELVQDTSALSTTLKRRIKALEAQGGPGRDGQIKKQQAAFVKSKFVEAIQNYQSVESQYRTKYKQRMERQFKIVKPDATPEEIRAVVNDEQGGQIFSQALMNSRYTESRAAYREVQERHEDIKRIERTLAELAQLFNDMSVLVEQQDETINVIQAQAANVEKDTEAGLQYTDKAVSSARAARKKRWICFVIIIIILAIIGIVVGVQVAKNNSNK